The stretch of DNA TAGTATTACCTATGAAAGGTGAATTAACACAAAATGGTTTTGAAGATTTAACCTCTCCAGAAGCTGTAGAAATATTATTAAAAAAGGAAGGAACTACTTTAGTTGTGGTGAATTCAGTTTGTGGTTGTGCTGCAGGAGCTGCTCGTCCAGGTGTTATAATGTCGTTAACAGGATCTAAAACGCCAGATAATATGGGAACCGTTTT from Flavobacteriaceae bacterium UJ101 encodes:
- a CDS encoding UPF0403 protein (Belongs to the UPF0403 family.); translation: MYPEELVLPMKGELTQNGFEDLTSPEAVEILLKKEGTTLVVVNSVCGCAAGAARPGVIMSLTGSKTPDNMGTVFAGFDKDATDVARGHMLPFPPSSPSVALFKDGELVHMVERHHIEGRTAEMIAENLKTAYEEYC